The genomic DNA CTGATGCTGAAATTGGAAATGTTGCCCTTGTCAGTGCTGATGATGTAATTGTTAAGTCTACATTTAATTGGAACAATGGAAGTATTAAAGAAGTTTGTAAGACAAATATTTAAGAATATGAGAAGATACCTAATGGTGCAGTCTTTTAAGTGCTTGACTCAAGTAATTAATGAGGAAGAGTGAAACTTCTTTGACTATATAATTGAGTCAAATACCAAGTCGTTTATGGCCAACAATGTGGATTTGCCGATCTAAAGATCAGCAGGTACTGCTGATACTAAAGGTTGAAGTTCAGATTTGTATGCTACTTAGGACTAGAGAATAGACATTGAGAGTATGATGTAATCATCTTGGCTGGATATCGGTTTCATGATCAGTACATAAATCCTAGTTCTTAGGCATGGGTAGTTGCTGCAAGTACCATACGGAGTTTCCAAGCAGTACTGACTTATGGTTGATACAAATAGCGAAAACTGATGTTAGGTCTGACTGCAAATTCCAGAAAGTGGAGACAAATCTCTTACATTAGAATGTGATTTCAATGAATCAGAATGTGATTTCTCCATATCGTACAGGCAACCATTAGTCTGATTGTCAGGGCATGTAGATTCTACAACTCATATACTTTACCTTTGAAATCTCAATTTCACTTCTTTTGACACCATAAACTCATCCTTTTCATCTTGACAATCTCTTTCTCTCCTACCAATATCCCTGCACAAAAAATAGTGTTCTCTCTCCTGTTCACAATCTGTGTGGTGTATTAGTTCTAGAATATTGCTAATAAGTAAGCTCTTCATAGTGACAAGAGACCATTCTCTAACAATGGTTATAAATTTGCATAATTGGTTAAGGGAAACATTATTTTACGTAACGTCTAAGACTTAAATATATGGTATTACTTGGAATACAAAAGCTTTGGCAAGTGTGTGTATGTAACTGTCTGATACAACTACTTCAAAATTTGTTTACTCATATCAATGAGGGTGTGGTATAGTGAGTTTAGTGCGGGTGTGTGAGTGTGAGGAGTAGATGAAGACTCCCAACATCGAAATCTCTGTATGACTTCCAAAAACATGTTTAAGTAGTGCTCCTACCCATGGACTTGTGAATGTGTATAGGCTTCTGTTATTTCTACTGCAAAAACATGTTAGTGTGGATGTGATTTTtactgcatattttttactaaGTTATTCCAGAAAATCACTTTACTAGTATCAGAAATCTAGAAATCTATGCTTCTGTTTTCGTGAAGTGGATCGAAAACATGATTTGATGAGTAAGCCAACTTGTTAGTTTTGAGGTAAACCAGATTCTTTGTTGTGTCCGATTGATACTATTAGAAAGAATTGTTGTCTGCATTATTTTCTAAAGAATttgaatcactttggtcaataaGTCAGGTCTCTGTCCTATTTTATTTGCACACAGTATCAAGTTCTTGTTGGGTTTAAATGCTAGTGTCTTAAACCCGATGTTAATTCATCTTGTTGGGTTTTTTCTTCAGGGTTTCCACAAGATTGATGCTGATAGATGGGAGTTTGCGAATGAATCCTTTacgaaaggaaagaaatatttgTTAAGAAACATAAACAGGCGTAGGTCGTATCCAGCACACCATTTGCACATTCAAATCGGTTCATCAATGGAAATGGCGAAGAAGGATAGATTGGTCGGTGAAATTGACATGCTCAGGAATGATAAGAGAGCACTGCTGCAAGAGATTGCGAGTTTGCAGAACGAAAATCGAACTACAATTCAACTGATGAATTCGGTGAATCAGAGAGTGCAATCAGCAGAGACGAGGCAGAAACAGATGATCTCCTTCTTAGCACATTCGCTCTTCAAGGAACACAATGGCAATGGTATCGCATCTTCAAGGGCGAGAAGAAAGTTCCTTAAGCACACTCGCTCCAGCAGCACTGCTTCAATTGGATTCATGGATTCAGGTGCAAGCAATAGACATTGCACTGCAGATGTTTCATTGTCTCCTACATTGGACGGCACTGAAGAACATGTGCTGAGCAAAGAAAATCCTGATAATATTTTATCCAGTTCGAATGAAAAACTTGAACTTCAAGCAAGCGGGAAAAGTCTTACTGATTGCCTGGATCGATTCCAAGACGACACATTAGCTCCATTTTTTCTTGATACCAACATAGTGCCTTCAAATCCTGATACTGCCGTCGCAAGTGTTTCTGACCATCTTTTTGCATTCACTGAAGATCTTCCGGTTTCGAATGCCATTATTGACCAAGAAGAAGTGTGGAAAGCAATCACTGAAGCTGGACCAAGATCATTGGGTTATGGAGGCGGCGATGTGTGGTATGACCCTGATCAAGATTCCAACATGTTTGATACCGCCACTCGATTCGACGAGCCCTGGGATCTTGATTTACAGAATTTCAATCAGGGATTTGGCGACGGAAACATTGTCGGCTTTGTAGATCGATTGGCAGCATCAAAAGATGACACTTATATATGACACTTGTTGCTCCACCATATGATTAGTGTGATGGATGGTCATGTTATTTTCGTTGTTCATGTGAAACAATGAtttgtctttttttatttctcccTTCATTTGATTAATTATCGGCATGATTTTTTTTGTAGCAAGTTTGTAGAGCCAACTTTTCTCGAGTATTGGAAAAAAGAATTGCTGATGAATCGCGTCTAGAACTCGAAGATTGTGTGCGACTAAACTTCGACAATTGATGATGGTTTGACTTGTTTTTGCAAATTTAGTTATACGGAGGCTCGATTAGGATCAATTAAATTGAATAACTCgttaaagtaaataaataaatttaaatatatatgtatTTAAATGTATCAATTGTATCaataaagtttttattaaatttataaataagaaggaagttttttaaaaaaatagacctTGTCGTATGCACTAACGTCGCATAGAAAATTAGACCTTGACAAAGAAAAGGGCGTTGTTACATGCATAATCCACGCGTGCAAATCGACCCATTGCTCGCCATTAATTGAGGAGCGGATTACATTAACTGAGACTCATGACTCATCGCCTTGACTAcctttttctaattaattaattaattaatttgttaacATTTTTGTaactaaatataaattaaaataagtaGAATACGACTCGTCGTCTTCACGCATCGCTCCACGCAGGAGGAACACAAAAAGACAGCGAGATTGGCTGCAAGGCGCCGCGCCGCCAAAAGGTAGGCAAAGCGCCGTGTTTTCAACTCCGAAAAATGCGGTTTTTAATTAGCGACtcgatttatttattttcaagttGGATTTTGTTAGACGTTAATCAGGACGGAAATCCGGAACGAGAATGCGATTTTTGGGGTGaagtattattattatataaatctaaatttatgactttactaaaattttaaaaatctttgattTACTTatcgaatattattattattattattattattattattattttataacaTAATTGTTAAGACTATAGTATTATCCAACCACGTCAACAAGTTTCACTACTACTTATTTCAATGTGAATACTCTCGCCGAGCGCCCGATAGAAAGTTGGTTAGTATATAATAGTGGTGTCACCATTTCAATCCTTATCCTTTGTATGTGATATTATTGATAAACAAAATCCCTTATGATTTACTGTATCTAGTCAGGAGGTTGACAATATTGAACCGTCTGGATGAACATTATAATCATTTGTCATAGACTATTATTCATTTCAAGCCCCACGGATTAACACAGTCGATATTTACGTGGATGGTTGCTCTAATAAATCTTAGGATTAATTTCTAACAATACAAAATGTCTTGTGCATAATCTCCTCAATGCAAAGGGTCATTATATATACTAGGACAAATACTTTTATAATTCAACCTCTTCTAAAAAGTATGTGACCGCTAAAGTGACAAATCCATCTTTTACTCCAATTATTATTCCGTTCAATCCGAATTTTATTTgagtattttaaaatttagatatgTTAAATAAGTAATCATGAGATTCACTGACTCGGTTCAGTAAatacaaaattttgaaagtaatccATCTCTATAATATTCTAATTTTGATTCTCTTGTATGCTCGTAAGTATTTTACCACTCAACTGCACTCTTGGGGGTTACTTATTGATATTTATTAGTAATTATTATTAAttgttaaattgaattaaatattgTATTCCTTATTAAATTAATATATGttttttataagtaaaaaatagtttttatcaTAAATTTAAGAGTTCATAATAATCACGTGGTAAAAGAGGTTCATGTCTGATTTGAATACACTTCTAATATTTTGTATATATGAATTTGCACCTCCCTATAAATCTTCTCACAATTCAATTCACCCTAATAAAAAAGCCTACTTTGAATTGTAATATTGTAAATCATAATTTAATATTGTAATTATTTAATGAATTAGTACATCTTTCTTAGATTAATattgtaaattttaatttaaatatgttgGCTTGGTTTAGCTCGGATTTTTCTGGAGAATATGTAATTTActcttataatttataaaaattacaacTTTGATACAAACCTTTAagtcttttatattatttgcaaTCATTTCATTTATTTACCAACGACTATATATATTTATTCAAGTTATACTTAGaccctaaaaaaatatttttccctctCTTGaattactttttaaattttaaattagcttttaaattcaattatatttttcattatgataatcacaaaatttatttagtaaattgagtttaattttttttaaaaaaaaaataaattttattgcgTTTTCATCCTTTTCCTGTATCACTCAACAACGCACCGACAAAATGCCCAACCAAAACCGGGCATTGTTCGTGCGTTGTTTCTCCAGAACAACATGAGCacttatatcaatttttttttattgtatctaaaattttaaataaataatttattttattaaattttatataattatttttaactaCATATTacatcaattattttaaaaattttattatctttaagtttttattatttttttctttcttatttttattattatattatatttatagaatcagtgaaaaggaaaaaaaaataaaaaaataagtgaaaagagaaattggaaaaaaaaattattttagatgtttcatttttttaaatgtaaaaaatcattattcatcaaatataaatttaaagaataaatagattaacaTAAATGATATAGATACTTTTGATATTTAATTAGCAACCCACTTTAATTTTTGtcctaataatattttttatagaaaaaaggaaattaaaaacgGAGAAGCAGTTTTTGTTATGAGAAATGATACGCTGCTCGAATTTACCTCTCGAATTTGGATCTCGAATGACGTGGCTTCCTGCGTGGAAAGTGACACGTCAAAGACTTTCcactttgttttttttctctccaTGCTCGGCTCGAATTTTCTCTCCGCCTCTTGCCTTGCCCTAACGTTTTCTCTCCGCCTCTTGCCCTAACATTTTCTCGCCGCCTCCTTGCCGTCTCTCTTTCCCTCCGCCTCTTGCTGTCACGTTTTCTCTCCGCCTCTTGCCCTAACATTTTCTCGCCGCCTCCTTGCCGTCTCTCTTTCCCTCCGCCTCTTGCTGTCGCGTTTTCCCTCCGGCTCCTTGCCTTAAATCTCTCCGCTCTCCGTTCTCTGCTCTCGGCGCTCGCGGACTTGGCTCCTTCATTTCTCTCAGCCTCTCCCCTGCCCTAAATCTCCCCTGAATCCAGGTACAAAGCTGTTTTCCTTAGCTGATTTTTGTCCAAATCGACTTTATGCTATTCGGACCTTAACGTTGCTCGGTTTCCTGCTGTTTAGCTGCTCGCCTCTCCCTGTTTTTTCTGCTCATAAAAGGACTTTTTTGTTCAACTTAAGCAAAGTGATAAACTTAGAGCAGTGTGCGTTAATCCTTCCTCTATATTCTCGAAGCAGTATCCTTGAGTCTGAGAAAATATTAAAGTGGATCAGTGCAAATTTTTTTACAGACCCTCTAATAGTACCCGTTAACTTGATTGTTTCATTGTAATATGACTTGATTATTTCAGTGCAAATTTTTGGCTCGGTTTTTTGGCTACAACAAAAGTAACATAGCTGGGTTTTTTGGCTACAAGCTATTTAAACCACTGAAATATCATTTAAGAATCTCCATTCTTTGCTAGATGCTTGCATTCAGGATTCAGTCTGAGTCCATAATCACTTTCTTGGTGATGGCAAGCCTATTGTCATTTTTTGGGTTGGAGGAGTGCTAGTGTCTTTAGCCCTAGACAACTTGAATTATATATTCAGGCAACATATGGGTTCTTTTAGCTTACAATAATCAAATTTGATACTAAATTGGACGTGAGCAGTC from Zingiber officinale cultivar Zhangliang chromosome 4A, Zo_v1.1, whole genome shotgun sequence includes the following:
- the LOC121970245 gene encoding heat stress transcription factor A-3-like isoform X3, with product MTLNYICYGADANEIEMLREAPKIGCNLECGVSSREGFHKIDADRWEFANESFTKGKKYLLRNINRRRSYPAHHLHIQIGSSMEMAKKDRLVGEIDMLRNDKRALLQEIASLQNENRTTIQLMNSVNQRVQSAETRQKQMISFLAHSLFKEHNGNGIASSRARRKFLKHTRSSSTASIGFMDSGASNRHCTADVSLSPTLDGTEEHVLSKENPDNILSSSNEKLELQASGKSLTDCLDRFQDDTLAPFFLDTNIVPSNPDTAVASVSDHLFAFTEDLPVSNAIIDQEEVWKAITEAGPRSLGYGGGDVWYDPDQDSNMFDTATRFDEPWDLDLQNFNQGFGDGNIVGFVDRLAASKDDTYI
- the LOC121970245 gene encoding heat stress transcription factor A-2c-like isoform X1, encoding MDSRSSTSSAAAASQSPRAWPKKEPRSDDPFPLVSFSFQSGGGGDGGEEIPQPLEALRTAPIPPFLSKTYELVDDPAFDAILSWSPAGRSFVVWDPVEFARTVLPGHFKHNNFSSFVRQLNTYGFHKIDADRWEFANESFTKGKKYLLRNINRRRSYPAHHLHIQIGSSMEMAKKDRLVGEIDMLRNDKRALLQEIASLQNENRTTIQLMNSVNQRVQSAETRQKQMISFLAHSLFKEHNGNGIASSRARRKFLKHTRSSSTASIGFMDSGASNRHCTADVSLSPTLDGTEEHVLSKENPDNILSSSNEKLELQASGKSLTDCLDRFQDDTLAPFFLDTNIVPSNPDTAVASVSDHLFAFTEDLPVSNAIIDQEEVWKAITEAGPRSLGYGGGDVWYDPDQDSNMFDTATRFDEPWDLDLQNFNQGFGDGNIVGFVDRLAASKDDTYI
- the LOC121970245 gene encoding heat stress transcription factor A-3-like isoform X2: MTLQSIRNYICYGADANEIEMLREAPKIGCNLECGVSSREGFHKIDADRWEFANESFTKGKKYLLRNINRRRSYPAHHLHIQIGSSMEMAKKDRLVGEIDMLRNDKRALLQEIASLQNENRTTIQLMNSVNQRVQSAETRQKQMISFLAHSLFKEHNGNGIASSRARRKFLKHTRSSSTASIGFMDSGASNRHCTADVSLSPTLDGTEEHVLSKENPDNILSSSNEKLELQASGKSLTDCLDRFQDDTLAPFFLDTNIVPSNPDTAVASVSDHLFAFTEDLPVSNAIIDQEEVWKAITEAGPRSLGYGGGDVWYDPDQDSNMFDTATRFDEPWDLDLQNFNQGFGDGNIVGFVDRLAASKDDTYI